A single window of Verrucomicrobiia bacterium DNA harbors:
- a CDS encoding DUF1501 domain-containing protein: MLRQMGTGLGLLGLVGALDREGALVPRVQGVTALDPLAPKPPPYPARAKRIIHIYLNGGPSQVDTFDPKPSLRQWAGRVIPSGNLTTERPLGAALPSPFAFQRYGQSGIEISEIFPRTAEHADKLCLIRSMQANTPNHEQSMRLMNCGDERLSRPSYGAWITYGLGTENRNLPGFIAMCPGLPVSDVSNWRSAFLPGIYQGTHIDTRKRRPEELIENIVNAHLTPAAQRRQLDLLAEFNAEHQRGRGDDPKLEARIQSFELAYRMQLEATDAFDVDKEPAAIREMYGDTVQARQLLIARRLVERGVRVVQCYHGDVQPWDSHDMIADAHRKLAREVDQGIAALLTDLEQRGLLEETLVLCGGEFGRTPAVELPAPGTPGNGQGRDHNHYGFTVWLAGGGVKGGHVHGATDEFGFQAVEKPVHVHDLHATLLHLLGFDHEELTYRYAGRDFRLTDVGGHVVREILA; this comes from the coding sequence ATGCTGCGGCAGATGGGAACCGGACTGGGCCTGCTCGGGCTGGTGGGGGCCCTCGACCGGGAGGGGGCGCTGGTGCCCCGGGTGCAGGGCGTGACAGCACTGGATCCGCTGGCGCCGAAGCCGCCGCCGTACCCCGCGCGGGCGAAGCGGATCATTCACATCTATCTGAATGGCGGGCCCTCGCAGGTGGACACCTTCGACCCCAAGCCGTCGCTGCGGCAGTGGGCCGGGCGGGTGATTCCCTCGGGGAACCTGACCACCGAACGGCCGCTGGGGGCGGCGCTACCGTCGCCCTTCGCGTTTCAGCGGTACGGGCAGAGCGGGATCGAGATCAGCGAGATTTTTCCCCGGACGGCGGAGCATGCGGACAAGCTGTGCCTCATCCGGTCGATGCAGGCCAACACGCCGAATCACGAGCAGTCGATGCGGCTGATGAACTGCGGGGACGAGCGGCTGTCGCGTCCGAGCTACGGTGCGTGGATCACCTACGGTTTGGGGACGGAGAACCGGAATCTGCCGGGGTTCATCGCCATGTGCCCGGGGTTGCCGGTGTCGGACGTGTCGAACTGGCGGTCGGCCTTTCTGCCGGGGATTTACCAGGGGACGCACATCGACACGAGGAAGCGGCGTCCGGAGGAACTGATCGAGAACATCGTCAATGCGCATCTGACGCCGGCCGCGCAGCGGCGACAGCTCGATCTGCTGGCGGAATTCAATGCCGAGCATCAGCGGGGGCGCGGGGACGATCCGAAGCTTGAGGCGCGCATCCAGTCGTTCGAGCTGGCGTACCGCATGCAGTTGGAGGCGACGGACGCATTCGATGTGGACAAGGAACCGGCGGCGATCCGGGAGATGTACGGGGACACGGTGCAGGCGCGTCAGTTGCTGATCGCGCGGCGGCTGGTCGAGCGGGGGGTGCGGGTGGTGCAGTGCTACCACGGGGACGTGCAGCCCTGGGACAGCCACGACATGATCGCCGACGCGCACCGGAAACTGGCGAGGGAAGTGGATCAGGGGATTGCGGCGTTGCTGACCGACCTGGAACAGAGGGGTCTGCTGGAGGAAACCCTGGTCCTGTGCGGGGGCGAGTTTGGGCGGACGCCGGCGGTGGAACTACCTGCGCCGGGGACACCGGGCAACGGGCAGGGACGGGATCACAACCACTACGGCTTCACGGTCTGGCTGGCGGGTGGGGGGGTGAAGGGCGGGCACGTGCACGGGGCGACGGACGAATTCGGATTTCAGGCGGTGGAGAAGCCGGTGCATGTGCATGACCTGCACGCGACGTTGCTGCACCTGCTGGGATTCGACCACGAGGAACTGACCTACCGGTACGCGGGCCGGGATTTCCGGCTGACCGATGTGGGGGGCCATGTGGTGAGGGAGATCCTGGCTTGA
- a CDS encoding cupin domain-containing protein: MVETLPPIPERPKGLPDSQTVAIDTWVRVQPGAIVSREILRRPTGTVTLFAFDAGQGLSEHTAPFDALVQGISGEAQITIAGQPHTVRPGELLLMPAGQPHAVLARQPFRMILTMIRS, translated from the coding sequence ATGGTTGAAACGCTGCCCCCCATTCCCGAACGACCCAAAGGCCTGCCCGACTCCCAAACGGTCGCCATCGACACCTGGGTCCGCGTCCAGCCCGGCGCCATCGTCAGTCGTGAGATCCTTCGTCGCCCCACCGGTACCGTCACGCTCTTCGCCTTCGATGCCGGACAGGGCCTCAGCGAACACACCGCCCCCTTCGATGCCCTCGTTCAGGGCATCTCCGGAGAGGCCCAGATCACCATCGCCGGACAACCTCACACCGTTCGCCCCGGCGAACTGCTCCTCATGCCCGCCGGCCAGCCCCACGCCGTCCTCGCCCGGCAACCCTTCCGCATGATCCTCACGATGATCCGGTCCTGA
- the hemB gene encoding porphobilinogen synthase, with protein sequence MSGMEAWVEGWNSRRRSRRRRLSEGMRALVEETRLGVEDLIAPLFVHDGVEAQVPVPSLPGVVRWSIEGLIGECGVLAELGVRAVALFPVTPPGLKDARGSEALNPDNLVNRSVRAVKRAVPGLTVITDVALDPYTDHGHDGLLEAATGRIDNDATVARLAEMAVVQAGAGSDWVAPSDMMDGRVGAIRAALDRAGRQDTVILSYAAKFASAYYGPFRDAVGSRAAAGGTYLDKRTYQLNPANAREALDDALRDEAEGADLLMVKPAGPYLDVIRALREATRLPVAAYQVSGEYAALHAASERGWLDLKAARDESVLGIKRAGADLILTYFARALAEDLRGGAR encoded by the coding sequence ATGTCAGGCATGGAGGCGTGGGTGGAGGGGTGGAATTCGCGGCGGCGATCGCGGCGACGACGGTTGAGCGAAGGGATGCGGGCGCTGGTCGAGGAGACCCGGCTTGGGGTGGAGGACCTGATTGCGCCGTTGTTTGTGCACGACGGCGTGGAGGCGCAGGTGCCGGTGCCGTCGTTGCCGGGGGTGGTACGATGGTCGATCGAGGGTCTGATTGGGGAATGCGGGGTCCTGGCGGAACTCGGGGTGCGGGCGGTGGCGCTGTTTCCGGTGACGCCACCGGGATTGAAGGATGCGCGGGGATCCGAGGCACTGAACCCGGACAACCTTGTGAACCGGTCGGTGCGGGCGGTGAAGCGCGCGGTGCCGGGACTGACGGTGATCACGGATGTGGCGCTCGATCCGTACACTGATCATGGGCATGACGGGTTATTGGAGGCGGCAACGGGGCGGATCGACAATGACGCGACGGTGGCGCGCCTCGCGGAGATGGCGGTGGTCCAGGCCGGTGCGGGGAGCGACTGGGTGGCGCCGTCGGACATGATGGACGGCCGGGTGGGGGCCATCCGGGCGGCCCTGGACCGGGCGGGGCGGCAGGACACCGTGATCCTCTCGTATGCGGCCAAGTTTGCCTCGGCTTATTACGGGCCGTTTCGGGACGCGGTGGGAAGCCGTGCGGCAGCCGGGGGGACGTATCTCGACAAGCGGACCTACCAGTTGAATCCGGCCAATGCCCGGGAGGCCCTGGACGACGCCTTGCGGGACGAGGCGGAAGGGGCGGATCTGCTGATGGTCAAGCCGGCGGGGCCGTATCTCGACGTGATCCGGGCCTTGCGGGAGGCGACGCGTCTGCCGGTGGCGGCGTATCAGGTGTCGGGGGAGTACGCGGCGCTGCACGCGGCATCGGAACGGGGTTGGCTGGACTTGAAGGCGGCGCGGGACGAGTCGGTGCTGGGCATCAAGCGGGCGGGGGCGGATCTGATTCTCACCTATTTCGCCCGGGCCCTGGCCGAGGATCTGCGGGGAGGAGCACGATGA
- a CDS encoding C40 family peptidase, translating into MRSGEVGGIGKPGPAGWGFLGLLLLGVALGGVSCRTGGKVDRHDRGPSVSAWEREVERWMGTPYRWGGDTQRGVDCSGFVQQVHFRVSGVRLPRTTAEQFKVGTAVARRELRPGDLVFFETTGRGVSHVGLSLGGDRFAHASQSRGVVVAGLGEAYWTQRYLGARRVVRRVGG; encoded by the coding sequence ATGAGGAGCGGGGAGGTGGGGGGCATCGGGAAGCCGGGCCCGGCCGGGTGGGGGTTCCTGGGGCTGCTGTTGTTGGGTGTGGCGTTGGGCGGGGTGTCGTGCCGAACGGGGGGCAAGGTGGATCGGCACGACCGGGGGCCGTCGGTATCGGCCTGGGAGCGGGAGGTGGAGCGCTGGATGGGGACGCCGTACCGATGGGGAGGCGACACGCAGCGGGGGGTGGACTGTTCGGGGTTCGTGCAGCAGGTGCATTTCCGGGTGAGCGGGGTGCGTCTGCCGCGGACGACGGCGGAACAATTCAAGGTGGGCACCGCGGTGGCGCGGCGGGAGTTGCGTCCGGGGGACCTGGTGTTTTTCGAGACCACGGGGCGCGGGGTGTCGCATGTGGGTCTGTCGCTGGGTGGCGACCGGTTCGCCCATGCGAGCCAGTCACGGGGCGTGGTTGTCGCCGGGTTGGGCGAAGCGTACTGGACGCAGCGGTATCTCGGGGCGCGACGGGTGGTGCGGCGGGTTGGGGGCTGA